One Brachyspira suanatina DNA segment encodes these proteins:
- the clpP gene encoding ATP-dependent Clp endopeptidase proteolytic subunit ClpP, translated as MTIPYVIEQTSRGERSYDIYSRLLKDRIIFLGGEINDDVANVVIAQLLFLESADPEKDISLYINSPGGVVTAALGMYDTMQYVKPDVATLCVGQAASAGALLLAGGAKGKRFATANSRIMIHQPSGGSRGMVTDMEIQLKETIRLKSILNNIMANHTGQDIKKLEADMDRDYFMSADEAKEYGIIDKVFSSRE; from the coding sequence ATGACTATACCTTATGTAATAGAACAAACAAGCAGAGGAGAACGTTCCTACGATATATATTCCAGACTTTTAAAAGATAGAATTATATTTTTGGGCGGTGAGATTAATGATGATGTTGCTAATGTAGTTATAGCACAGCTTTTATTTTTGGAATCAGCTGATCCTGAAAAAGATATTTCTTTATATATAAACAGTCCTGGAGGAGTTGTTACTGCTGCTTTAGGTATGTATGATACTATGCAGTATGTTAAGCCTGATGTTGCTACTTTATGCGTTGGACAGGCTGCTTCAGCAGGTGCTTTACTTCTTGCAGGAGGGGCTAAAGGCAAAAGATTTGCTACTGCTAATTCAAGAATAATGATTCACCAACCTTCAGGCGGTTCCAGAGGTATGGTTACTGATATGGAAATACAGTTGAAAGAAACTATTCGTTTGAAAAGTATACTTAATAATATCATGGCTAATCATACAGGTCAGGATATCAAAAAACTTGAGGCTGATATGGACAGAGATTATTTTATGAGTGCTGATGAAGCTAAAGAATACGGCATCATAGATAAGGTTTTTTCAAGCAGAGAATAA
- the clpX gene encoding ATP-dependent Clp protease ATP-binding subunit ClpX translates to MSKKNNDKKEVCSLCGRELKELNRYIEGNEGYLCSDCSAIANDYFNMNMQKKKSKEKDYDIKIVPPKQIKALLDEYVVGQDYAKKVLSVAVYNHYKRITQNAEDKNDVEIEKSNVLLIGPTGSGKTLLARTLAKALNVPFAIADATTVTEAGYVGDDVENILLRLIQNADGDIKLAEKGIIYIDEIDKISRKSESRSITRDVSGEGVQQALLKIVEGTVATVPPHGGRKHPHQDNLHIDTSNILFICGGAFIDIEKSIAERTSKKGLGFAAEVNSMDNLNYDEIMKNIATEDLVKYGLIPELIGRLPVIATLEELKEEELLKILKEPKNALTKQYQKLFSYDNIELKIDDEALKSIVKKTMEEHTGARGLRALFERVMLDTMYDMPDESKEKQVFELDKKYVNEKLGIDE, encoded by the coding sequence ATGTCTAAAAAGAATAATGATAAGAAAGAAGTTTGCTCTCTTTGCGGAAGAGAATTAAAAGAATTGAATCGATATATTGAAGGCAATGAAGGATATTTATGTTCAGATTGTTCTGCTATAGCGAATGATTATTTCAATATGAATATGCAGAAGAAAAAATCTAAAGAAAAAGATTATGATATAAAAATAGTTCCACCTAAACAGATTAAAGCATTACTTGATGAATATGTTGTAGGGCAGGATTATGCTAAAAAAGTATTGTCTGTAGCTGTTTACAATCATTATAAGAGAATAACACAGAATGCTGAAGATAAAAATGATGTTGAAATAGAGAAGTCTAATGTGCTTTTAATAGGGCCTACAGGAAGCGGTAAAACATTATTAGCAAGAACTTTAGCTAAGGCTTTGAATGTGCCTTTTGCTATTGCTGATGCTACTACTGTAACAGAGGCTGGTTATGTTGGTGATGATGTTGAGAATATACTTTTAAGACTTATACAGAATGCTGATGGAGATATAAAATTAGCTGAAAAAGGAATAATATATATCGATGAGATAGATAAAATTTCTCGTAAAAGTGAATCACGTTCTATAACAAGAGATGTATCAGGTGAAGGAGTTCAGCAGGCATTATTAAAAATAGTTGAAGGCACTGTTGCTACAGTTCCTCCTCATGGCGGAAGAAAGCATCCTCATCAAGATAATCTTCATATAGACACTTCTAATATACTTTTTATATGTGGAGGTGCTTTCATTGATATAGAAAAGTCTATTGCTGAGAGAACTTCTAAAAAAGGACTTGGTTTTGCTGCTGAAGTTAATTCTATGGATAATCTCAATTATGATGAGATAATGAAAAATATTGCTACTGAGGATTTAGTTAAATACGGTCTTATACCGGAGCTTATAGGAAGGCTTCCTGTTATAGCTACTTTAGAAGAGCTTAAAGAAGAGGAGCTTTTAAAAATATTAAAAGAGCCTAAGAATGCTTTAACTAAACAGTATCAGAAATTATTTTCTTATGACAATATAGAATTAAAAATAGATGATGAGGCATTAAAATCTATAGTTAAAAAGACTATGGAAGAGCATACAGGTGCTAGAGGTTTAAGAGCACTATTTGAGAGAGTTATGCTTGATACTATGTATGATATGCCTGATGAAAGCAAAGAAAAGCAAGTATTTGAGCTTGATAAAAAATATGTTAATGAAAAATTAGGTATTGATGAGTAA
- the efp gene encoding elongation factor P, translating into MLPVNDLRKGDAIILDGETYLVVDAHFHRAQQRKANVKTKLKNMLKGNMIEKTFSSTESVEEADLSYKKAQYLYEEGDSYVFMILDNYEQVHVSADILGESKYYLLDSCEVDLQYINDEVTAVRFPIHVILEVTYTEPGFKGDTTGTTLKPAKLETGIEVNVPLFINIGDKIKVDTRDDSYVERVNK; encoded by the coding sequence ATGTTACCAGTAAATGATTTAAGAAAAGGCGATGCTATAATTTTAGACGGAGAAACTTATTTAGTAGTAGATGCACATTTTCACAGAGCACAGCAAAGAAAGGCAAATGTTAAGACAAAATTAAAAAATATGCTTAAAGGAAATATGATAGAAAAAACTTTTTCTTCTACAGAAAGTGTTGAAGAAGCTGATTTATCATATAAAAAAGCTCAGTACCTTTATGAAGAAGGTGACAGTTATGTATTTATGATATTAGACAATTATGAACAAGTTCATGTAAGTGCTGATATATTAGGAGAGAGCAAATATTATCTATTAGACAGCTGTGAAGTTGATTTACAATATATTAATGATGAAGTTACAGCAGTACGTTTCCCTATTCATGTAATATTAGAGGTTACTTATACAGAACCTGGATTTAAAGGCGATACTACTGGTACTACTTTAAAGCCTGCAAAACTTGAAACAGGTATAGAGGTTAATGTACCTTTATTTATAAATATAGGCGATAAAATTAAAGTTGATACTAGAGATGACAGCTATGTTGAACGCGTAAATAAATAA
- a CDS encoding ribonuclease HII produces MDMFLDNKADKFVYEREYLSLGYKYICGIDEVGRGCLFGPVTVAAVIMPLELYNETELIKENIVEGVDDSKKIYVKKREELYDKIIDKALCYSIYSVDSKTIDEINIYNTVKLAMVNAVNNLNIKPDILLIDAVKLDTDIKQCSITKGDAKSYSIGCASIVAKVYRDRMMNELPDSYQKYKVSKNKGYGTKEHMKYIEMYGPSDMHRYSFESIKSNYKKTEDDLLL; encoded by the coding sequence ATGGATATGTTTTTAGATAATAAAGCAGATAAATTTGTTTATGAGAGAGAATATTTATCATTGGGTTATAAATATATATGCGGCATTGATGAAGTAGGTAGAGGCTGTTTATTCGGACCTGTTACAGTTGCTGCTGTTATAATGCCTTTAGAACTTTATAATGAAACAGAATTAATAAAAGAAAATATAGTTGAAGGTGTAGATGATTCAAAAAAAATATATGTCAAAAAAAGAGAAGAACTTTATGATAAAATCATAGATAAAGCTTTATGTTATAGTATTTACTCAGTTGATTCAAAAACTATAGATGAGATAAATATTTATAATACAGTAAAACTTGCTATGGTTAATGCAGTTAATAATTTGAATATTAAGCCTGATATATTATTAATAGATGCTGTAAAATTGGATACGGATATAAAGCAATGTTCCATCACTAAGGGCGATGCCAAGTCATATAGTATAGGCTGTGCAAGTATAGTTGCAAAAGTATATAGAGATAGAATGATGAATGAGCTTCCGGATTCTTATCAGAAATATAAGGTTTCAAAAAATAAGGGATACGGAACTAAAGAGCATATGAAATATATAGAAATGTACGGACCAAGCGATATGCATAGATATTCTTTTGAGTCTATAAAATCAAATTATAAAAAAACAGAAGATGATTTATTATTATAA
- a CDS encoding butyryl-CoA:acetate CoA-transferase has product MDFKALYKQKLTTADEAVKVIKSGDWIDYGWVTATVIDLDKALAKRLPELTDLNFRGGILMWEPEIFKIENPEKHITWNSWHMSGLERKAVDKGFCFYDPIRYSEMPRYYRELPRGIDVAMFQVSEMDENGYFNFGPNASHMQALIERSKCVIVEVNKNMPRCLGAANIGGEAVHINQVDMIVEGSNTPIKEMPAGGATEVDKTVAKLIVEEIPNGACLQLGIGGMPNAVGSLIAESDLKDLGVHTEMYVDAFVDISLAGKITGSKKNIDRGRQTYAFGAGTKKLYDYIHNNPECLSAPVDYTNDVRVISSIDNFMSINNAVEIDLFGQVSAESTGFKHISGAGGQLDFVLGAYLSKGGKSFICLSSTVTGKDGQLKSRIVPSFANGTVITDTRANTHYVVTEYGKVNLKGLTTWQRAEALISIAHPDLRDGLIKEAEKAKIWRKSNK; this is encoded by the coding sequence ATGGATTTCAAAGCCTTATATAAACAAAAATTAACAACTGCTGACGAAGCAGTTAAAGTTATAAAATCTGGTGACTGGATTGACTATGGCTGGGTTACTGCTACAGTAATAGATTTGGATAAAGCTTTAGCAAAAAGATTGCCTGAATTAACAGATCTTAATTTCAGAGGCGGTATATTAATGTGGGAGCCTGAAATTTTTAAGATAGAAAATCCTGAAAAACATATCACTTGGAATTCATGGCATATGTCAGGTTTAGAAAGAAAAGCAGTTGATAAAGGTTTTTGTTTCTATGATCCTATTCGTTATTCAGAAATGCCTAGATATTATAGAGAGTTACCAAGAGGAATAGATGTAGCTATGTTCCAAGTATCAGAAATGGATGAAAATGGCTATTTCAATTTCGGTCCTAATGCTTCGCATATGCAAGCTTTAATAGAAAGATCAAAATGCGTAATAGTGGAAGTAAATAAAAATATGCCAAGATGTTTAGGCGCTGCTAATATAGGCGGAGAAGCTGTACATATTAATCAAGTAGATATGATAGTAGAAGGAAGCAACACTCCTATAAAAGAAATGCCAGCAGGCGGAGCTACAGAAGTAGATAAAACAGTAGCTAAACTTATAGTAGAAGAAATACCTAACGGTGCTTGTTTACAATTGGGTATAGGGGGTATGCCTAACGCTGTTGGTTCATTGATAGCTGAATCTGATTTGAAAGATTTAGGTGTTCATACAGAAATGTATGTTGATGCTTTTGTTGATATATCTTTAGCAGGAAAAATTACAGGTTCTAAAAAGAATATAGACAGAGGCAGACAAACTTATGCATTTGGTGCTGGTACTAAGAAATTATATGATTATATACATAATAATCCTGAATGTTTATCAGCTCCTGTAGATTATACTAATGATGTAAGAGTAATTTCTTCTATAGATAATTTTATGTCAATAAATAATGCCGTAGAAATAGATTTATTTGGACAAGTAAGTGCTGAATCAACAGGATTCAAACATATAAGCGGTGCAGGCGGACAATTAGACTTCGTATTAGGTGCTTATTTATCTAAAGGCGGTAAGAGCTTTATATGTTTATCTTCAACAGTAACAGGAAAAGACGGACAATTAAAATCAAGAATAGTTCCAAGTTTTGCTAATGGTACAGTAATTACAGATACTAGAGCTAACACTCATTATGTAGTAACAGAGTATGGTAAAGTAAACTTAAAAGGTTTAACTACTTGGCAGAGAGCTGAGGCTTTAATCTCCATAGCACATCCTGATTTGAGAGACGGATTAATAAAAGAAGCAGAAAAAGCAAAAATTTGGAGAAAGAGTAACAAATAA
- a CDS encoding peptide ABC transporter substrate-binding protein, producing the protein MKRIILSITLLLFFIFSCSTKKTTEDSIVVSLGGEVATIDPHLNTASAGTVYIRHFFEGLMKKDKDGKIVGGMAENYKMSEDGITYTFYLRTNAKWSDGIPVTADDFVYSYRRFVDPKTAAPYASLMAPVKNALKISKGEVNVEELGIKKIDDYTIEITLENPTAYFLELSDMFVPVRKDIIEKYGDTWVSSPESYIGNGAYRMTERVRDDRIVMEINTNYYDKDKIVAKKITVSMIADKNTALAALRNGQIHFSNLVPTQEVDNLQKEGLIIMNQAYGTVFFEMNLTNEALKDSRVRRALALAIDRNYIVDSINKSGQKPAGAFVPPLISDYEGEFRAKGGDYISVQSNDYQKNIEEAKKLMAEAGYPNGENYPVLEVLVANDGNVVMVEAIQQMWKNIGVDAVIVPREWAVILQSFRDLSYQMVLSGWTGDYNDPMTMLELYLSYAPSNPGYNNPEYDKLVEGSKQIVNPQERMKVLHDAEKILMYDMPIIPIHYRANALMVSKQLKDYKLDPLAKYRFDYAYLEK; encoded by the coding sequence ATGAAAAGAATTATACTTTCAATAACTCTATTATTATTTTTTATATTTTCTTGTTCAACTAAGAAAACCACAGAAGACTCTATAGTTGTATCTTTAGGAGGAGAAGTTGCCACTATAGATCCGCATCTTAATACAGCAAGTGCTGGAACAGTTTATATTAGACATTTCTTTGAAGGTCTTATGAAAAAAGATAAGGACGGAAAAATAGTAGGCGGTATGGCTGAAAACTACAAAATGAGTGAAGATGGAATTACTTACACATTCTATCTAAGAACTAATGCAAAATGGTCTGATGGTATCCCTGTTACTGCTGATGATTTTGTATATAGCTATAGAAGATTTGTAGATCCTAAAACAGCTGCTCCTTATGCTTCACTTATGGCTCCTGTGAAAAATGCATTAAAAATATCAAAAGGCGAAGTTAATGTTGAAGAATTAGGAATAAAAAAGATTGATGATTACACTATAGAAATAACATTAGAAAATCCTACCGCATATTTCTTAGAACTTTCTGATATGTTTGTACCTGTTAGAAAAGATATCATAGAAAAATATGGAGATACTTGGGTTTCTAGTCCTGAAAGTTATATAGGTAATGGGGCTTATAGAATGACTGAAAGGGTAAGAGATGACAGAATAGTTATGGAAATTAATACAAACTATTATGATAAAGATAAAATAGTTGCTAAAAAAATTACTGTTTCAATGATAGCCGATAAAAATACTGCTTTAGCTGCTTTGAGAAACGGTCAAATACATTTTTCTAATTTAGTACCTACTCAAGAAGTTGATAATCTTCAGAAAGAGGGGTTAATTATTATGAATCAAGCTTATGGTACTGTATTTTTTGAAATGAATCTTACAAATGAAGCATTGAAAGATTCTAGAGTCCGCAGAGCATTGGCTCTTGCTATTGACAGAAACTACATAGTAGATTCAATAAACAAATCAGGACAGAAACCTGCTGGTGCTTTTGTTCCTCCTTTAATCAGTGATTATGAAGGTGAATTCAGAGCTAAAGGAGGAGATTACATAAGCGTACAGAGCAATGATTATCAAAAAAATATAGAAGAAGCTAAAAAACTAATGGCTGAAGCTGGATATCCTAATGGTGAAAATTATCCTGTTTTAGAAGTGTTAGTAGCAAATGATGGAAACGTTGTTATGGTTGAAGCTATACAGCAAATGTGGAAAAACATTGGTGTTGATGCTGTTATAGTACCTAGAGAATGGGCTGTTATACTTCAGAGCTTCAGAGATTTAAGCTATCAAATGGTGCTTAGCGGTTGGACTGGTGATTACAATGATCCTATGACTATGCTTGAATTATATTTAAGTTATGCCCCTAGTAATCCTGGATACAATAATCCTGAATATGATAAACTTGTAGAAGGTTCAAAGCAAATAGTTAATCCTCAAGAAAGAATGAAAGTTCTTCATGATGCTGAAAAAATACTTATGTATGATATGCCTATAATACCTATACATTACAGAGCAAATGCTTTAATGGTTTCAAAACAACTTAAAGATTATAAACTTGATCCTTTAGCTAAATATAGATTTGATTATGCATATTTAGAAAAATAA
- a CDS encoding trigger factor, which yields MDIKDLNFETSTDEKDLVTLKITISKDAYDKELEKQIEYYKPRVNVKGFRVGHAPNNIILSRYREALEGATNEVLIEEAWNTYHDEKNVKALGTPKLLNLDKKDDGLHLDYEYYPIPEFDLPDLASINVEKNKYTVDDNTVEEAYKLSLQRFSHFEESDLKSELGDRVYVKIEFDDDENKKYDKELTVVASDDENESIFAKNAVGVKKDDKKLLKTFVDGREATLIMNIVKVEKPDMKDDSKEEDRQKVKESLKEHLVKRAEDRANSELINDTLFNKLIELVNITLPKGYFEEQLEISLNEFERSMSSRGMSKTDFLISVAKTDDDIKKEYEENVRKQITFDMIMAKLSETYKDSITVNEDKAKEYANRMYQYQSYMGLAKLPKEEQQNIINYIMRDAHTRATSEAIMDYVKEHVNVSEKDAGEFKPEESDVWGGY from the coding sequence ATGGATATTAAAGATTTAAATTTTGAAACTTCAACAGATGAAAAAGATTTAGTTACATTGAAAATCACTATTTCTAAAGATGCTTATGATAAAGAATTAGAAAAGCAAATAGAATATTATAAGCCTAGAGTTAATGTTAAAGGTTTTAGAGTAGGTCATGCTCCTAATAATATTATACTTTCAAGATATAGAGAAGCTTTAGAAGGTGCTACTAATGAAGTTTTGATAGAAGAGGCTTGGAATACTTATCATGATGAAAAAAATGTTAAGGCTTTAGGTACTCCTAAACTTCTTAATTTAGATAAAAAAGATGACGGACTTCATCTTGATTATGAATATTATCCTATACCTGAATTTGATTTGCCTGATTTAGCTTCTATAAATGTTGAAAAAAATAAATATACAGTTGATGATAATACTGTAGAGGAAGCTTATAAATTATCTCTTCAAAGATTTTCTCATTTTGAAGAAAGCGATTTGAAATCTGAACTTGGCGATAGAGTTTATGTAAAAATAGAATTCGATGATGATGAAAATAAAAAATATGACAAAGAACTTACAGTAGTTGCAAGCGATGATGAAAATGAAAGCATATTTGCTAAAAATGCTGTAGGCGTAAAAAAAGATGATAAAAAACTTCTTAAAACTTTTGTTGACGGAAGAGAAGCTACTTTAATAATGAATATAGTAAAAGTAGAAAAACCAGATATGAAAGATGATTCTAAAGAAGAAGACAGACAAAAAGTAAAAGAATCATTGAAAGAACATTTAGTAAAAAGAGCAGAAGACAGAGCTAACAGCGAACTTATTAATGATACATTATTTAATAAATTAATAGAGTTAGTTAATATTACTCTTCCTAAGGGTTATTTTGAAGAGCAGTTAGAAATATCTTTAAATGAATTTGAAAGATCTATGTCAAGCAGAGGAATGAGTAAAACAGATTTCTTAATTTCAGTTGCTAAAACAGATGATGATATCAAAAAAGAATATGAAGAAAATGTAAGAAAACAAATAACTTTTGATATGATCATGGCTAAACTTTCAGAAACTTATAAAGATTCTATAACAGTAAATGAAGATAAAGCAAAAGAATATGCTAATAGAATGTATCAATATCAAAGTTATATGGGACTTGCTAAACTTCCTAAAGAAGAACAGCAGAATATAATTAATTATATAATGCGTGATGCTCATACTAGAGCAACTTCTGAAGCTATAATGGATTATGTTAAAGAGCATGTAAATGTTTCAGAAAAAGATGCAGGCGAATTTAAACCTGAAGAAAGCGATGTTTGGGGCGGATATTAA
- a CDS encoding peptide ABC transporter substrate-binding protein — MNIKKILFIFTLLIIISCNRKNSMIDPTRDIIINMGSEPTTIDPTLNSIGVVGTYILHAFEGLTKIDKDNNIIPGMAEKWDISEDGITYIFYLRTNAKWSDGKPVTAYDFEYSWKRALDKKLHSSYSYMLDIIKNAKNINLGIMNMNDLGVEAINDNTLKVILETPSLYFIDFLASAGVFLPLRKDIIEKYGDEWTLKPKTYICNGQYILKDRIENEKIVFEENPFYYDKSEIIAKRLTFIPSADIFDMVEKIYKNELHFSALEPSPEEIAYLTDKGYIRANDAIGTIYLELNITNEALNDKRVRQALSLAIDRKYLVENVVKGSQTPAGAFVPTALKGERTYFREESSNFIDIDNYEKNVIKSKELMAEAGYPNGENYPTLELKVSPGLFYEVGKAIQKMWKDNLNIDVNLIEEEFPVTLLSLTKKKYQIARMGWTGDYHDPMTMLDIMVSYGGVNHSGFSNTKYDDLITEAKTTYTNNYFRMENMKRAEAILLDEMPIIPLYYKSDSFIVSPILKDIVLNPFGRHRFNYCYLDNNN; from the coding sequence ATGAATATAAAAAAAATATTATTTATTTTTACATTGCTTATAATAATTTCCTGCAATAGAAAAAATTCTATGATAGATCCAACTAGAGATATAATAATCAATATGGGAAGCGAACCTACAACTATAGACCCAACACTAAACTCTATAGGGGTAGTAGGTACTTATATATTACATGCCTTTGAAGGACTTACAAAAATAGATAAAGATAATAATATTATTCCTGGTATGGCAGAAAAATGGGATATTTCTGAAGATGGTATAACTTATATTTTTTATTTGAGAACTAATGCAAAATGGTCTGATGGTAAGCCCGTAACAGCATATGATTTTGAATATAGCTGGAAAAGAGCTTTAGATAAAAAACTTCATTCTTCATACTCATATATGCTCGATATAATAAAAAATGCAAAAAATATCAATCTTGGTATTATGAATATGAATGATTTAGGAGTAGAGGCTATAAATGATAATACATTAAAAGTGATATTAGAAACTCCATCTTTGTATTTCATAGATTTCTTAGCATCTGCTGGAGTATTTCTACCATTAAGAAAGGACATAATAGAAAAATATGGAGATGAATGGACTTTAAAACCTAAAACTTATATATGCAATGGACAATATATACTCAAAGATAGAATAGAAAATGAAAAAATAGTATTTGAAGAAAATCCATTCTATTATGATAAAAGTGAAATAATAGCAAAAAGACTTACTTTTATACCAAGTGCTGATATTTTTGACATGGTAGAAAAAATTTATAAAAACGAATTGCATTTTTCAGCTTTGGAACCTTCTCCTGAAGAGATAGCATACCTTACAGATAAGGGGTATATTAGAGCAAACGATGCTATAGGTACTATTTATTTAGAATTAAACATAACAAATGAGGCATTAAATGATAAAAGGGTAAGGCAGGCATTATCATTAGCTATAGATAGAAAATATTTAGTAGAAAATGTAGTTAAAGGTTCTCAAACACCCGCAGGAGCATTTGTACCTACTGCTTTAAAAGGAGAAAGAACATATTTTAGAGAAGAATCATCAAATTTTATAGATATTGATAATTATGAAAAAAATGTAATAAAATCAAAAGAATTAATGGCTGAGGCTGGATATCCTAATGGTGAAAATTATCCTACTTTAGAGTTAAAAGTATCACCTGGATTATTTTATGAAGTAGGAAAAGCTATACAAAAAATGTGGAAGGATAATCTTAATATTGATGTTAACTTAATCGAAGAAGAATTTCCTGTTACATTATTATCTCTTACAAAAAAGAAGTATCAAATTGCAAGAATGGGATGGACTGGAGATTATCATGATCCTATGACTATGCTTGATATTATGGTTAGTTACGGAGGAGTTAATCATTCAGGATTTTCTAATACAAAATATGATGATTTAATAACAGAAGCTAAAACAACATACACAAACAATTATTTCAGAATGGAAAATATGAAGCGGGCTGAGGCTATATTATTAGATGAAATGCCTATTATACCTTTATATTATAAATCTGATTCTTTTATAGTCTCTCCTATTCTAAAAGATATTGTTTTAAATCCATTTGGAAGGCATAGATTTAATTATTGTTATTTAGATAATAATAATTAA
- a CDS encoding Cof-type HAD-IIB family hydrolase: MIKSDIKLIATDLDGTFFNSNTSISDYNKDVFQFLMKNGVEIILATGRSLSGMKLYKDILGNDNYSIIFNGAAIIDNEGNFIYDKVIDSDTSKSIISIYNKYNVYLHVYRQNMHIASEPDFYLKRYIEKEKVNNISIGLENIENFEFNKMVFIGDREELERLQNDIRSNFNVHTCFSHTNFLEVLGPGINKGSALEWICTQKGINRNEVIAFGDNYNDIEMIEYAGVGVAMENAEEALKKKADYICLTNDEDGVGKFLKKYMKF; this comes from the coding sequence ATGATTAAGAGTGATATAAAATTAATAGCTACCGATTTGGACGGTACATTTTTTAACAGCAATACTTCTATAAGCGATTATAATAAAGATGTTTTTCAATTTCTAATGAAAAATGGTGTAGAAATAATACTTGCTACAGGAAGATCTTTAAGCGGTATGAAACTTTATAAAGATATTCTTGGTAATGATAATTATTCTATAATATTTAATGGTGCGGCTATAATAGATAATGAGGGAAATTTTATATATGACAAAGTTATAGACTCTGATACATCAAAATCTATTATAAGTATATATAATAAGTATAATGTTTATTTGCATGTTTATAGACAGAATATGCATATAGCCTCAGAACCAGATTTTTATTTAAAAAGATATATTGAAAAAGAAAAAGTTAATAATATATCTATTGGATTGGAAAACATTGAGAATTTTGAATTTAATAAAATGGTATTTATAGGCGATAGAGAAGAACTTGAAAGACTTCAGAATGATATAAGAAGTAATTTTAATGTTCATACTTGTTTTTCTCATACTAATTTTTTGGAAGTATTAGGACCTGGTATTAATAAAGGAAGTGCTTTAGAATGGATATGCACTCAAAAAGGCATAAATAGAAACGAAGTAATAGCTTTTGGTGATAATTATAATGATATTGAGATGATAGAGTATGCCGGTGTCGGAGTTGCTATGGAAAATGCAGAAGAAGCATTAAAGAAAAAAGCTGATTATATATGTTTAACTAATGATGAGGACGGAGTAGGTAAATTTTTAAAAAAATATATGAAATTTTGA